Proteins from a single region of Bos indicus x Bos taurus breed Angus x Brahman F1 hybrid chromosome 29, Bos_hybrid_MaternalHap_v2.0, whole genome shotgun sequence:
- the LSP1 gene encoding lymphocyte-specific protein 1 isoform X1, translated as MDQAGWGQRDLREDRELAAQWSVEDEEEAACEQHRRDTERQLRAQDEDEGSPSPEQSEQEKLLSPQPSEAPELDEDEGFGDWSQKPEQQRQQHWGAGEAPDAGDPSRGESLEGTQEDDRPRQCTSGSQGGDKLSPAEVCLEELHLSPDSEPREGLAPEASEPSGPQEPMQGSPGLAETKEAEAQHQSCRQPRTPSPLVLEGTEVGSPPLSPSTKLSDRTESLNRSIKKSNSVRKSQPALPISKIDERLEQYTQAVEIAGRTPKLTRQPSIELPSMAVASTKSRWETGEVQAQSAAKSAPCKDIVAGDMSKRDLWEQKGGPKTSSTVKSTPSGKRYKFVAAGHGKYEKVLVDEGSAP; from the exons ATGGACCAGGCAGGGTGGGGGCAGCGGGACCTCCGTGAAGACAGAGA GCTCGCCGCTCAGTGGAGTgtggaggatgaggaggaggccGCCTGTGAGCAGCACCGGCGCGACACGGAGCGGCAGCTTCGGGCTCAAGACGAAGACGAAGGAAGCCCGTCCCCGGAGCAGTCGGAGCAGGAGAAGCT CCTCAGCCCGCAGCCCTCGGAGGCTCCTGAGCTGGACGAGGATGAGGGCTTTGGCGACTGGTCCCAGAAGCCAGAGCAGCAACGGCAGCAGCactggggggctggggaggcccCGGATGCTGGGGACCCCTCTCGGGGCGAGAGTCTGGAGGGGACGCAGGAGGACGACAG GCCCCGCCAGTGCACCTCTGGGAGCCAGGGTGGTGACAAGCTGAGTCCAGCTGAGGTCTGTCTGGAGGAGCTGCATCTGAGCCCTGACTCAGAGCCCCGGGAGGGGCTGGCACCAGAGGCTTCAGAGCCCAGCGGGCCCCAGGAGCCCATGcagggcagcccagggctggcggAGACCAAGGAGGCAGAGGCACAG CACCAGAGCTGCCGGCAGCCCAGGACACCCAGCCCCCTGGTCTTGGAGGGGACCGAAGTGGGCTCGCCTCCCCTGAGCCCCAGTACCAAA CTCAGTGACAGGACCGAGTCCCTGAACCGCTCCATTAAGAAGAG TAACAGCGTGAGGAAGTCCCAGCCGGCCCTGCCCATCTCCAAGATTGATGAGCGGCTGGAGCAGTACACCCAGGCCGTCGAG ATCGCAGGCAGGACCCCCAAGCTCACCCGCCAGCCCTCCATCGAGTTGCCCAGCATGGCTGTGGCGAGCACTAAGAGCCGCTGGGAGACGGGAGAGGTGCAGGCTCAGTCGGCCGCCAAGTCCGCCCCCTGCAAG GATATTGTGGCCGGAGACATGAGCAAGCGGGATCTCTGGGAGCAGAAAGGAGGCCCCAAGACTTCGTCTACGGTCAAG AGCACCCCGTCTGGGAAGAGGTACAAGTTTGTGGCCGCCGGACACGGGAAGTACGAGAAGGTGCTTGTGGACGAGGGCTCGGCGCCCTAG
- the LSP1 gene encoding lymphocyte-specific protein 1 isoform X2, producing the protein MAEAPGHPGSEERRELLAEEDTGLAAQWSVEDEEEAACEQHRRDTERQLRAQDEDEGSPSPEQSEQEKLLSPQPSEAPELDEDEGFGDWSQKPEQQRQQHWGAGEAPDAGDPSRGESLEGTQEDDRPRQCTSGSQGGDKLSPAEVCLEELHLSPDSEPREGLAPEASEPSGPQEPMQGSPGLAETKEAEAQHQSCRQPRTPSPLVLEGTEVGSPPLSPSTKLSDRTESLNRSIKKSNSVRKSQPALPISKIDERLEQYTQAVEIAGRTPKLTRQPSIELPSMAVASTKSRWETGEVQAQSAAKSAPCKDIVAGDMSKRDLWEQKGGPKTSSTVKSTPSGKRYKFVAAGHGKYEKVLVDEGSAP; encoded by the exons GCTCGCCGCTCAGTGGAGTgtggaggatgaggaggaggccGCCTGTGAGCAGCACCGGCGCGACACGGAGCGGCAGCTTCGGGCTCAAGACGAAGACGAAGGAAGCCCGTCCCCGGAGCAGTCGGAGCAGGAGAAGCT CCTCAGCCCGCAGCCCTCGGAGGCTCCTGAGCTGGACGAGGATGAGGGCTTTGGCGACTGGTCCCAGAAGCCAGAGCAGCAACGGCAGCAGCactggggggctggggaggcccCGGATGCTGGGGACCCCTCTCGGGGCGAGAGTCTGGAGGGGACGCAGGAGGACGACAG GCCCCGCCAGTGCACCTCTGGGAGCCAGGGTGGTGACAAGCTGAGTCCAGCTGAGGTCTGTCTGGAGGAGCTGCATCTGAGCCCTGACTCAGAGCCCCGGGAGGGGCTGGCACCAGAGGCTTCAGAGCCCAGCGGGCCCCAGGAGCCCATGcagggcagcccagggctggcggAGACCAAGGAGGCAGAGGCACAG CACCAGAGCTGCCGGCAGCCCAGGACACCCAGCCCCCTGGTCTTGGAGGGGACCGAAGTGGGCTCGCCTCCCCTGAGCCCCAGTACCAAA CTCAGTGACAGGACCGAGTCCCTGAACCGCTCCATTAAGAAGAG TAACAGCGTGAGGAAGTCCCAGCCGGCCCTGCCCATCTCCAAGATTGATGAGCGGCTGGAGCAGTACACCCAGGCCGTCGAG ATCGCAGGCAGGACCCCCAAGCTCACCCGCCAGCCCTCCATCGAGTTGCCCAGCATGGCTGTGGCGAGCACTAAGAGCCGCTGGGAGACGGGAGAGGTGCAGGCTCAGTCGGCCGCCAAGTCCGCCCCCTGCAAG GATATTGTGGCCGGAGACATGAGCAAGCGGGATCTCTGGGAGCAGAAAGGAGGCCCCAAGACTTCGTCTACGGTCAAG AGCACCCCGTCTGGGAAGAGGTACAAGTTTGTGGCCGCCGGACACGGGAAGTACGAGAAGGTGCTTGTGGACGAGGGCTCGGCGCCCTAG
- the LSP1 gene encoding lymphocyte-specific protein 1 isoform X4 gives MRPSCGTARGLAAQWSVEDEEEAACEQHRRDTERQLRAQDEDEGSPSPEQSEQEKLLSPQPSEAPELDEDEGFGDWSQKPEQQRQQHWGAGEAPDAGDPSRGESLEGTQEDDRPRQCTSGSQGGDKLSPAEVCLEELHLSPDSEPREGLAPEASEPSGPQEPMQGSPGLAETKEAEAQHQSCRQPRTPSPLVLEGTEVGSPPLSPSTKLSDRTESLNRSIKKSNSVRKSQPALPISKIDERLEQYTQAVEIAGRTPKLTRQPSIELPSMAVASTKSRWETGEVQAQSAAKSAPCKDIVAGDMSKRDLWEQKGGPKTSSTVKSTPSGKRYKFVAAGHGKYEKVLVDEGSAP, from the exons ATGCGGCCCAGCTGCGGAACAGCGAGGGG GCTCGCCGCTCAGTGGAGTgtggaggatgaggaggaggccGCCTGTGAGCAGCACCGGCGCGACACGGAGCGGCAGCTTCGGGCTCAAGACGAAGACGAAGGAAGCCCGTCCCCGGAGCAGTCGGAGCAGGAGAAGCT CCTCAGCCCGCAGCCCTCGGAGGCTCCTGAGCTGGACGAGGATGAGGGCTTTGGCGACTGGTCCCAGAAGCCAGAGCAGCAACGGCAGCAGCactggggggctggggaggcccCGGATGCTGGGGACCCCTCTCGGGGCGAGAGTCTGGAGGGGACGCAGGAGGACGACAG GCCCCGCCAGTGCACCTCTGGGAGCCAGGGTGGTGACAAGCTGAGTCCAGCTGAGGTCTGTCTGGAGGAGCTGCATCTGAGCCCTGACTCAGAGCCCCGGGAGGGGCTGGCACCAGAGGCTTCAGAGCCCAGCGGGCCCCAGGAGCCCATGcagggcagcccagggctggcggAGACCAAGGAGGCAGAGGCACAG CACCAGAGCTGCCGGCAGCCCAGGACACCCAGCCCCCTGGTCTTGGAGGGGACCGAAGTGGGCTCGCCTCCCCTGAGCCCCAGTACCAAA CTCAGTGACAGGACCGAGTCCCTGAACCGCTCCATTAAGAAGAG TAACAGCGTGAGGAAGTCCCAGCCGGCCCTGCCCATCTCCAAGATTGATGAGCGGCTGGAGCAGTACACCCAGGCCGTCGAG ATCGCAGGCAGGACCCCCAAGCTCACCCGCCAGCCCTCCATCGAGTTGCCCAGCATGGCTGTGGCGAGCACTAAGAGCCGCTGGGAGACGGGAGAGGTGCAGGCTCAGTCGGCCGCCAAGTCCGCCCCCTGCAAG GATATTGTGGCCGGAGACATGAGCAAGCGGGATCTCTGGGAGCAGAAAGGAGGCCCCAAGACTTCGTCTACGGTCAAG AGCACCCCGTCTGGGAAGAGGTACAAGTTTGTGGCCGCCGGACACGGGAAGTACGAGAAGGTGCTTGTGGACGAGGGCTCGGCGCCCTAG
- the LSP1 gene encoding lymphocyte-specific protein 1 isoform X3 — translation MSSSALLRRSSRKQGRESLLRLAAQWSVEDEEEAACEQHRRDTERQLRAQDEDEGSPSPEQSEQEKLLSPQPSEAPELDEDEGFGDWSQKPEQQRQQHWGAGEAPDAGDPSRGESLEGTQEDDRPRQCTSGSQGGDKLSPAEVCLEELHLSPDSEPREGLAPEASEPSGPQEPMQGSPGLAETKEAEAQHQSCRQPRTPSPLVLEGTEVGSPPLSPSTKLSDRTESLNRSIKKSNSVRKSQPALPISKIDERLEQYTQAVEIAGRTPKLTRQPSIELPSMAVASTKSRWETGEVQAQSAAKSAPCKDIVAGDMSKRDLWEQKGGPKTSSTVKSTPSGKRYKFVAAGHGKYEKVLVDEGSAP, via the exons ATGAGCAGCTCTGCGCTCCTGAGGAGAAGTTCTAGGAAACAGGGCCGGGAGAGCCTCCTGAG GCTCGCCGCTCAGTGGAGTgtggaggatgaggaggaggccGCCTGTGAGCAGCACCGGCGCGACACGGAGCGGCAGCTTCGGGCTCAAGACGAAGACGAAGGAAGCCCGTCCCCGGAGCAGTCGGAGCAGGAGAAGCT CCTCAGCCCGCAGCCCTCGGAGGCTCCTGAGCTGGACGAGGATGAGGGCTTTGGCGACTGGTCCCAGAAGCCAGAGCAGCAACGGCAGCAGCactggggggctggggaggcccCGGATGCTGGGGACCCCTCTCGGGGCGAGAGTCTGGAGGGGACGCAGGAGGACGACAG GCCCCGCCAGTGCACCTCTGGGAGCCAGGGTGGTGACAAGCTGAGTCCAGCTGAGGTCTGTCTGGAGGAGCTGCATCTGAGCCCTGACTCAGAGCCCCGGGAGGGGCTGGCACCAGAGGCTTCAGAGCCCAGCGGGCCCCAGGAGCCCATGcagggcagcccagggctggcggAGACCAAGGAGGCAGAGGCACAG CACCAGAGCTGCCGGCAGCCCAGGACACCCAGCCCCCTGGTCTTGGAGGGGACCGAAGTGGGCTCGCCTCCCCTGAGCCCCAGTACCAAA CTCAGTGACAGGACCGAGTCCCTGAACCGCTCCATTAAGAAGAG TAACAGCGTGAGGAAGTCCCAGCCGGCCCTGCCCATCTCCAAGATTGATGAGCGGCTGGAGCAGTACACCCAGGCCGTCGAG ATCGCAGGCAGGACCCCCAAGCTCACCCGCCAGCCCTCCATCGAGTTGCCCAGCATGGCTGTGGCGAGCACTAAGAGCCGCTGGGAGACGGGAGAGGTGCAGGCTCAGTCGGCCGCCAAGTCCGCCCCCTGCAAG GATATTGTGGCCGGAGACATGAGCAAGCGGGATCTCTGGGAGCAGAAAGGAGGCCCCAAGACTTCGTCTACGGTCAAG AGCACCCCGTCTGGGAAGAGGTACAAGTTTGTGGCCGCCGGACACGGGAAGTACGAGAAGGTGCTTGTGGACGAGGGCTCGGCGCCCTAG
- the LSP1 gene encoding lymphocyte-specific protein 1 isoform X5 yields MWLAAQWSVEDEEEAACEQHRRDTERQLRAQDEDEGSPSPEQSEQEKLLSPQPSEAPELDEDEGFGDWSQKPEQQRQQHWGAGEAPDAGDPSRGESLEGTQEDDRPRQCTSGSQGGDKLSPAEVCLEELHLSPDSEPREGLAPEASEPSGPQEPMQGSPGLAETKEAEAQHQSCRQPRTPSPLVLEGTEVGSPPLSPSTKLSDRTESLNRSIKKSNSVRKSQPALPISKIDERLEQYTQAVEIAGRTPKLTRQPSIELPSMAVASTKSRWETGEVQAQSAAKSAPCKDIVAGDMSKRDLWEQKGGPKTSSTVKSTPSGKRYKFVAAGHGKYEKVLVDEGSAP; encoded by the exons ATGTG GCTCGCCGCTCAGTGGAGTgtggaggatgaggaggaggccGCCTGTGAGCAGCACCGGCGCGACACGGAGCGGCAGCTTCGGGCTCAAGACGAAGACGAAGGAAGCCCGTCCCCGGAGCAGTCGGAGCAGGAGAAGCT CCTCAGCCCGCAGCCCTCGGAGGCTCCTGAGCTGGACGAGGATGAGGGCTTTGGCGACTGGTCCCAGAAGCCAGAGCAGCAACGGCAGCAGCactggggggctggggaggcccCGGATGCTGGGGACCCCTCTCGGGGCGAGAGTCTGGAGGGGACGCAGGAGGACGACAG GCCCCGCCAGTGCACCTCTGGGAGCCAGGGTGGTGACAAGCTGAGTCCAGCTGAGGTCTGTCTGGAGGAGCTGCATCTGAGCCCTGACTCAGAGCCCCGGGAGGGGCTGGCACCAGAGGCTTCAGAGCCCAGCGGGCCCCAGGAGCCCATGcagggcagcccagggctggcggAGACCAAGGAGGCAGAGGCACAG CACCAGAGCTGCCGGCAGCCCAGGACACCCAGCCCCCTGGTCTTGGAGGGGACCGAAGTGGGCTCGCCTCCCCTGAGCCCCAGTACCAAA CTCAGTGACAGGACCGAGTCCCTGAACCGCTCCATTAAGAAGAG TAACAGCGTGAGGAAGTCCCAGCCGGCCCTGCCCATCTCCAAGATTGATGAGCGGCTGGAGCAGTACACCCAGGCCGTCGAG ATCGCAGGCAGGACCCCCAAGCTCACCCGCCAGCCCTCCATCGAGTTGCCCAGCATGGCTGTGGCGAGCACTAAGAGCCGCTGGGAGACGGGAGAGGTGCAGGCTCAGTCGGCCGCCAAGTCCGCCCCCTGCAAG GATATTGTGGCCGGAGACATGAGCAAGCGGGATCTCTGGGAGCAGAAAGGAGGCCCCAAGACTTCGTCTACGGTCAAG AGCACCCCGTCTGGGAAGAGGTACAAGTTTGTGGCCGCCGGACACGGGAAGTACGAGAAGGTGCTTGTGGACGAGGGCTCGGCGCCCTAG